In Triticum aestivum cultivar Chinese Spring chromosome 5B, IWGSC CS RefSeq v2.1, whole genome shotgun sequence, the following proteins share a genomic window:
- the LOC123110978 gene encoding uncharacterized protein: protein MRPGSEESNVAALPCFFQVPKQQAPQPAANRGVAVPAGKLKAATAGVGCPGAVGNMHVLGDIGNVVHATARSSTGKKINARIECPSCFSFFHSLSILRPELNLVLFAATARSSYRPGMDQSSNHQEVQRSTLEEGPGRSIQEWRRTDSKFLQQRGQP, encoded by the exons ATGCGTCCTGGATCGGAGGAATCGAATGTCGCCGCTCTGCCATGTTTCTTTCAGGTGCCAAAACAACAGGCGCCGCAGCCGGCGGCCAACAGAG GTGTTGCAGTACCAGCAGGGAAGCTCAAGGCCGCCACCGCCGGTGTCGGCTGCCCTGGTGCGGTAGGAAACATGCATGTGCTCGGGGACATTGGCAACGTCGTCCACGCCACGGCCAGGTCCTCGACGGGTAAGAAAATCAACGCAAGGATCGAATGCCCATCCTGTTTTTCTTTCTTCCATTCTTTGTCCATTCTTCGTCCTGAACTGAATCTCGTCTTGTTCGCTGCAACGGCAAGATCCAGCTACCGGCCCGGCATGGATCAATCGTCCAATCATCAGGAGGTTCAGCGCTCAACTCTTGAAGAAGGCCCAGGCCGATCCATCCAAG AATGGCGTAGAACTGATTCTAAATTCCTCCAGCAGCGCGGGCAACCCTGA